One segment of Arvicanthis niloticus isolate mArvNil1 chromosome 5, mArvNil1.pat.X, whole genome shotgun sequence DNA contains the following:
- the Slc35e2b gene encoding solute carrier family 35 member E2B isoform X3: protein MSSAAKSQLLEETAPGCEEEPKGKTLLTWGSLFGHRSEKIVFTKGDGSPEESLLTVTITETTVIESDLGVWSSRALIYLTLWFFFSFCTLFLNKYILSLLEGEPSMLGAVQMLSTTLIGCVKIFVPCCLYQHKTRLSYPPNFIMTMLFVGLMRFATVVLGLVSLKNVAVSFAETVKSSAPIFTVIMSRMILGEYTGLLVNLSLIPVMGGLALCTATEISFNILGFSAALSTNIMDCLQNVFSKKLLSGDKYRFSAPELQFYTSAAAVALLIPAWTFFMDVPVIGRSGKSFSYSQDIVLLLLTDGALFHLQSVTAYALMGKISPVTFRIWRTL, encoded by the exons ATGTCATCAGCAGCAAAATCCCAACTGCTGGAGGAGACAGCGCCTGGCTGCGAGGAAGAGCCAAAAGGGAAAACACTTCTCACTTGGGGATCTCTTTTTGGTCACCGGAGTGAGAAGATTGTCTTCACCAAAGGTGATGGCAGCCCAGAGGAGAGCCTGCTCACTGTCACCATCACAGAGACCACTGTCATTGAGTCGGACCTGGGTGTCTGGAGTTCAAGGGCTCTCATCTACCTCACGCTGTGGTTCTTTTTCAGCTTCTGTACGCTGTTCCTCAACAAGTACATCCTGTCCCTGTTAGAGGGAGAGCCCAGCATGTTAG gtGCTGTGCAGATGCTGTCAACGACATTAATTGGCTGTGTTAAAATATTTGTTCCTTGCTGTTTATATCAACACAAAACCCGGCTCTCTTATCCACCCAATTTCATCATGACTATGCTCTTTGTGGGCCTCATGAG gTTTGCAACGGTGGTTTTGGGGCTGGTCAGCCTCAAGAACgtggcagtgtcctttgctgaGACAGTGAAGAGCTCGGCTCCCATTTTCACTGTAATCATGTCTCGGATGATTCTGGGGGAATACACAG GGCTGCTGGTCAACCTGTCCCTCATCCCAGTCATGGGAGGACTAGCGTTGTGCACTGCCACGGAAATAAGCTTCAACATCCTGGGGTTTTCAGCTGCATTATCCACCAACATTATGGATTG TTTGCAGAATGTTTTTTCAAAAAAGCTTCTCAGTGGGGACAAATACAGGTTCTC GGCCCCGGAACTGCAATTCTACACCAGTGCTGCTGCTGTGGCCTTGCTGATTCCAGCATGGACCTTCTTCATG gatgtccctgtgattggtAGGAGTGGGAAGAGCTTCAGCTACAGCCAGGACATCGTGCTGTTGCTGCTGACAGACGGCGCCTTGTTTCACCTTCAGAGTGTCACTGCATATGCCCTGATGGGAAAGATCTCCCCTGTGACTTTCAG GATTTGGCGTACACTTTAG
- the Slc35e2b gene encoding solute carrier family 35 member E2B isoform X1, whose amino-acid sequence MSSAAKSQLLEETAPGCEEEPKGKTLLTWGSLFGHRSEKIVFTKGDGSPEESLLTVTITETTVIESDLGVWSSRALIYLTLWFFFSFCTLFLNKYILSLLEGEPSMLGAVQMLSTTLIGCVKIFVPCCLYQHKTRLSYPPNFIMTMLFVGLMRFATVVLGLVSLKNVAVSFAETVKSSAPIFTVIMSRMILGEYTGLLVNLSLIPVMGGLALCTATEISFNILGFSAALSTNIMDCLQNVFSKKLLSGDKYRFSAPELQFYTSAAAVALLIPAWTFFMDVPVIGRSGKSFSYSQDIVLLLLTDGALFHLQSVTAYALMGKISPVTFSVASTVKHALSIWLSIIVFGNKITSLSAIGTILVTVGVLLYNKARQYQQETMQSLVTATSRGPEDDTEPLVPQDSRQHH is encoded by the exons ATGTCATCAGCAGCAAAATCCCAACTGCTGGAGGAGACAGCGCCTGGCTGCGAGGAAGAGCCAAAAGGGAAAACACTTCTCACTTGGGGATCTCTTTTTGGTCACCGGAGTGAGAAGATTGTCTTCACCAAAGGTGATGGCAGCCCAGAGGAGAGCCTGCTCACTGTCACCATCACAGAGACCACTGTCATTGAGTCGGACCTGGGTGTCTGGAGTTCAAGGGCTCTCATCTACCTCACGCTGTGGTTCTTTTTCAGCTTCTGTACGCTGTTCCTCAACAAGTACATCCTGTCCCTGTTAGAGGGAGAGCCCAGCATGTTAG gtGCTGTGCAGATGCTGTCAACGACATTAATTGGCTGTGTTAAAATATTTGTTCCTTGCTGTTTATATCAACACAAAACCCGGCTCTCTTATCCACCCAATTTCATCATGACTATGCTCTTTGTGGGCCTCATGAG gTTTGCAACGGTGGTTTTGGGGCTGGTCAGCCTCAAGAACgtggcagtgtcctttgctgaGACAGTGAAGAGCTCGGCTCCCATTTTCACTGTAATCATGTCTCGGATGATTCTGGGGGAATACACAG GGCTGCTGGTCAACCTGTCCCTCATCCCAGTCATGGGAGGACTAGCGTTGTGCACTGCCACGGAAATAAGCTTCAACATCCTGGGGTTTTCAGCTGCATTATCCACCAACATTATGGATTG TTTGCAGAATGTTTTTTCAAAAAAGCTTCTCAGTGGGGACAAATACAGGTTCTC GGCCCCGGAACTGCAATTCTACACCAGTGCTGCTGCTGTGGCCTTGCTGATTCCAGCATGGACCTTCTTCATG gatgtccctgtgattggtAGGAGTGGGAAGAGCTTCAGCTACAGCCAGGACATCGTGCTGTTGCTGCTGACAGACGGCGCCTTGTTTCACCTTCAGAGTGTCACTGCATATGCCCTGATGGGAAAGATCTCCCCTGTGACTTTCAG TGTCGCCAGTACTGTGAAGCACGCCTTGTCTATCTGGCTCAGCATCATCGTTTTTGGAAACAAAATCACCAGCCTGTCTGCCATTGGCACCATCCTTGTCACAGTGGGTGTCTTGCTCTACAACAAGGCCAGGCAGTATCAGCAGGAGACTATGCAGAGTCTGGTCACAGCCACCAGCCGAGGCCCAGAAGATGACACAGAGCCACTGGTTCCTCAGGACTCTAGACAGCACCACTGA
- the Slc35e2b gene encoding solute carrier family 35 member E2B isoform X2, whose translation MSSAAKSQLLEETAPGCEEEPKGKTLLTWGSLFGHRSEKIVFTKGDGSPEESLLTVTITETTVIESDLGVWSSRALIYLTLWFFFSFCTLFLNKYILSLLEGEPSMLGAVQMLSTTLIGCVKIFVPCCLYQHKTRLSYPPNFIMTMLFVGLMRFATVVLGLVSLKNVAVSFAETVKSSAPIFTVIMSRMILGEYTGLLVNLSLIPVMGGLALCTATEISFNILGFSAALSTNIMDCLQNVFSKKLLSGDKYRFSAPELQFYTSAAAVALLIPAWTFFMDVPVIGRSGKSFSYSQDIVLLLLTDGALFHLQSVTAYALMGKISPVTFRGVWCICVYIMCMLGACGGQKRALDSLGLELETI comes from the exons ATGTCATCAGCAGCAAAATCCCAACTGCTGGAGGAGACAGCGCCTGGCTGCGAGGAAGAGCCAAAAGGGAAAACACTTCTCACTTGGGGATCTCTTTTTGGTCACCGGAGTGAGAAGATTGTCTTCACCAAAGGTGATGGCAGCCCAGAGGAGAGCCTGCTCACTGTCACCATCACAGAGACCACTGTCATTGAGTCGGACCTGGGTGTCTGGAGTTCAAGGGCTCTCATCTACCTCACGCTGTGGTTCTTTTTCAGCTTCTGTACGCTGTTCCTCAACAAGTACATCCTGTCCCTGTTAGAGGGAGAGCCCAGCATGTTAG gtGCTGTGCAGATGCTGTCAACGACATTAATTGGCTGTGTTAAAATATTTGTTCCTTGCTGTTTATATCAACACAAAACCCGGCTCTCTTATCCACCCAATTTCATCATGACTATGCTCTTTGTGGGCCTCATGAG gTTTGCAACGGTGGTTTTGGGGCTGGTCAGCCTCAAGAACgtggcagtgtcctttgctgaGACAGTGAAGAGCTCGGCTCCCATTTTCACTGTAATCATGTCTCGGATGATTCTGGGGGAATACACAG GGCTGCTGGTCAACCTGTCCCTCATCCCAGTCATGGGAGGACTAGCGTTGTGCACTGCCACGGAAATAAGCTTCAACATCCTGGGGTTTTCAGCTGCATTATCCACCAACATTATGGATTG TTTGCAGAATGTTTTTTCAAAAAAGCTTCTCAGTGGGGACAAATACAGGTTCTC GGCCCCGGAACTGCAATTCTACACCAGTGCTGCTGCTGTGGCCTTGCTGATTCCAGCATGGACCTTCTTCATG gatgtccctgtgattggtAGGAGTGGGAAGAGCTTCAGCTACAGCCAGGACATCGTGCTGTTGCTGCTGACAGACGGCGCCTTGTTTCACCTTCAGAGTGTCACTGCATATGCCCTGATGGGAAAGATCTCCCCTGTGACTTTCAG GGGTgtctggtgtatatgtgtgtacatcatgtgtatgcttggtgcctgtggaggccagaagagggcattggattctctgggactggagttagagacaattTGA